A region of Streptomyces sp. R44 DNA encodes the following proteins:
- a CDS encoding GNAT family N-acetyltransferase gives MGLSVTISAAEPQDAEHILKLQYLCYQSEAELYGDWSIEPLTQSLDALRAELDEGHGLVARLGDEVVASVRARIDEDGTVRIAKLIVHPRMQRHGLGGRLLDGIERHFASEAEETASAKRFQLFTGHRSEGNLRLYRSKGYAQVSTRELGPRLTLVTLEKAA, from the coding sequence ATGGGCCTGAGTGTGACCATCTCAGCAGCGGAACCGCAGGACGCGGAGCACATCCTGAAGCTGCAGTACCTCTGCTACCAGAGCGAGGCGGAGCTCTACGGGGACTGGTCCATCGAACCGCTCACCCAGTCGCTCGACGCCCTGCGCGCCGAACTGGACGAGGGGCACGGGCTCGTGGCCCGGCTCGGCGACGAGGTCGTCGCCTCCGTGCGGGCCCGCATCGACGAGGACGGCACGGTCCGGATCGCCAAGCTCATCGTCCACCCGCGCATGCAGCGGCACGGCCTCGGCGGCCGGCTCCTCGACGGCATCGAGCGCCACTTCGCCTCGGAGGCCGAGGAGACGGCGTCGGCCAAGCGCTTCCAGCTCTTCACCGGCCACCGCAGCGAGGGCAATCTCCGCCTCTACCGCAGCAAGGGCTACGCGCAGGTGAGCACCCGCGAACTCGGCCCGAGGCTCACCCTGGTGACCCTGGAGAAGGCCGCCTAG
- a CDS encoding sigma-70 family RNA polymerase sigma factor produces MTSPEHAPETAPETAPETIPAAAPGLLATLAPLLSAESDAEAPAAGVDPGDLEQAVWLRLLEQLQETGTAPERPAEWLRRAVRAEARRARRTHDRERPYRDEPVHAPGGAEPHGSPEHSLLVAEGRRTLRAAVTRTPGRCPKVLTAMLDPEDPTYREIAGELGISQGSLGPMRSRCLGCLRRMLAAEVPAPGRRGRVR; encoded by the coding sequence ATGACCTCCCCCGAGCACGCCCCCGAGACCGCCCCCGAGACCGCCCCCGAGACCATCCCCGCGGCCGCCCCCGGCCTCCTCGCCACCCTCGCCCCGCTGCTCTCCGCGGAGTCCGACGCCGAGGCACCGGCCGCCGGCGTCGACCCCGGCGACCTCGAACAGGCCGTCTGGCTCCGTCTCCTGGAGCAGCTCCAGGAGACCGGCACAGCCCCCGAAAGGCCCGCCGAATGGCTGCGCCGCGCCGTCCGCGCGGAGGCGCGCCGCGCGCGCAGGACCCACGACCGGGAACGCCCCTACCGGGACGAACCCGTCCACGCACCGGGCGGCGCCGAGCCCCACGGCTCCCCGGAGCACTCCCTGCTGGTCGCCGAGGGCCGCCGCACCCTGCGCGCCGCCGTCACCAGGACACCCGGCCGCTGCCCGAAGGTGCTCACCGCGATGCTCGACCCGGAGGACCCCACCTACCGCGAAATCGCAGGAGAGTTGGGTATCTCACAGGGCAGCCTGGGGCCGATGCGTTCCCGTTGCCTGGGATGCCTGCGCAGAATGCTGGCTGCAGAGGTTCCCGCCCCCGGTCGACGGGGAAGGGTGCGGTAA
- a CDS encoding glycerophosphodiester phosphodiesterase produces MTQGERRTPARRTVLGAAGATVLGASTALAATGTARAAAPDGAPGRGHGYRSLPVPTVIGHRGASGYRPEHTLGSYRHALDLGAHVVEQDLVPTRDGHLVCRHENDITGTTDVADHPEFASRRTTKTVDGTALTGWFTEDFSLAELKTLRAKERIPGTRQENTLYDGRWTVPTFEEVLIWAEEEGRRRGREIWLHVETKHPSYFRSLGLGLEERLAKLLRRYGRHRANSPVFLQSFEPSSIQRLAKLVDAPGVVLLSGASSRPWDFVEAGDPRTVADLVTPEGLRWIASYAQGIGPTLDLVIPKDASGRLGTPTTLVSDAHAEGLILHPYTHRNENTFLPADFRKGTDPTAYGDAFGALKRYLETGIDGIFSDNPDTALLAAADLAARD; encoded by the coding sequence ATGACCCAGGGCGAACGCCGGACCCCGGCACGGCGGACGGTTCTCGGAGCGGCGGGCGCCACCGTCCTCGGCGCCTCCACGGCCCTCGCCGCCACCGGCACCGCGCGGGCCGCCGCCCCGGACGGCGCGCCCGGCCGCGGCCACGGCTACCGCTCCCTCCCCGTCCCCACCGTCATCGGCCACCGGGGCGCCAGCGGCTACCGCCCCGAGCACACCCTCGGCTCCTACCGCCACGCCCTCGACCTCGGCGCGCACGTCGTCGAGCAGGACCTCGTCCCCACCCGGGACGGACACCTGGTCTGCCGCCACGAGAACGACATCACCGGCACCACCGACGTCGCCGACCACCCCGAGTTCGCCTCCCGGAGGACCACCAAGACCGTCGACGGCACCGCCCTCACCGGCTGGTTCACCGAGGACTTCTCGCTCGCCGAGCTCAAGACCCTGCGGGCCAAGGAGCGCATCCCCGGCACCCGCCAGGAGAACACCCTCTACGACGGCCGCTGGACGGTCCCCACCTTCGAGGAGGTCCTGATCTGGGCCGAGGAGGAGGGCCGCCGCCGGGGCCGCGAGATCTGGCTCCACGTCGAGACCAAGCACCCCAGCTACTTCCGCTCCCTCGGCCTCGGCCTGGAGGAGCGCCTCGCGAAGCTGCTGCGCCGGTACGGGCGCCACCGCGCGAACTCCCCGGTCTTCCTCCAGTCCTTCGAGCCCAGCAGCATCCAGCGCCTCGCGAAGCTGGTGGACGCCCCGGGCGTCGTCCTGCTCTCGGGCGCGAGCAGCCGCCCCTGGGACTTCGTCGAGGCCGGGGACCCGCGCACGGTCGCCGACCTCGTCACCCCGGAGGGCCTGCGCTGGATCGCCTCGTACGCGCAGGGCATCGGCCCCACGCTCGACCTGGTCATCCCGAAGGACGCGAGCGGCCGGCTCGGGACCCCGACCACCCTGGTCAGCGACGCGCACGCCGAGGGGCTGATCCTCCACCCGTACACGCACCGCAACGAGAACACCTTCCTGCCCGCGGACTTCCGCAAGGGCACGGACCCGACGGCGTACGGCGACGCCTTCGGCGCCCTCAAGCGGTACCTGGAGACGGGGATCGACGGCATCTTCTCCGACAACCCGGACACCGCCCTGCTCGCCGCCGCGGACCTCGCCGCCCGCGACTGA
- a CDS encoding methionine ABC transporter ATP-binding protein, producing the protein MITTSGLTKVYESRGRQVTALDGVDLHVREGEVFGVIGQSGAGKSSLIRCVNLLERPTSGTVTVDGVDLTALAGKSRRAGKDLRRARSSIGMVFQHFNLLSSRTVKDNIELPLEILGVSGAERSRRALELLDLVGLADKAKSYPGQLSGGQKQRVGIARALAGKPKVLLSDEATSALDPETTRSILQLLRDLNQQLGLTVLLITHEMDVVKTICDSAALMQHGRVVESGTVGELLATPGSQLAAELFPVSGAPTGPDRTVVDVTFHGEAATQPVISQLSRTYNIDISILGAAMDTVGGKQIGRMRIELPGRYEENVVPVGFLREQGLQVELVEDTVEEIAPVLVKEGAK; encoded by the coding sequence GTGATCACCACTTCGGGCCTGACCAAGGTCTACGAGTCGCGCGGCCGGCAGGTCACCGCTCTGGACGGCGTCGACCTCCACGTCCGCGAGGGCGAGGTGTTCGGCGTGATCGGCCAGAGCGGCGCCGGCAAGTCCTCGCTCATCCGCTGCGTCAACCTCCTGGAGCGCCCCACCTCCGGCACCGTGACCGTCGACGGCGTCGACCTCACCGCCCTCGCCGGGAAGAGCCGCCGCGCGGGCAAGGACCTGCGCCGGGCGCGCAGCAGCATCGGCATGGTCTTCCAGCACTTCAACCTGCTGTCCTCCCGCACGGTCAAGGACAACATCGAGCTCCCCCTGGAGATCCTCGGCGTCTCCGGCGCCGAGCGCTCCCGCCGCGCCCTCGAACTCCTCGACCTCGTCGGCCTCGCCGACAAGGCCAAGTCCTACCCCGGCCAGCTCTCCGGCGGCCAGAAGCAGCGCGTCGGCATCGCCCGCGCCCTCGCCGGCAAGCCCAAGGTCCTCCTCTCCGACGAGGCCACCAGCGCCCTCGACCCGGAGACCACCCGCTCCATCCTCCAGCTCCTGCGCGACCTCAACCAGCAGCTCGGCCTCACCGTCCTGCTCATCACGCACGAGATGGACGTCGTCAAGACGATCTGCGACTCCGCCGCCCTGATGCAGCACGGCCGCGTCGTCGAGTCCGGCACCGTCGGCGAACTGCTCGCCACCCCCGGCTCCCAGCTGGCGGCCGAGCTGTTCCCGGTCAGCGGCGCCCCCACCGGCCCCGACCGCACCGTCGTGGACGTCACCTTCCACGGCGAGGCCGCGACCCAGCCGGTGATCTCCCAGCTCTCCCGCACGTACAACATCGACATCTCGATCCTCGGGGCGGCGATGGACACCGTCGGCGGGAAGCAGATCGGCCGGATGCGGATCGAACTGCCCGGACGGTACGAGGAGAACGTCGTCCCGGTCGGCTTCCTGCGCGAGCAGGGCCTCCAGGTCGAGCTCGTGGAGGACACCGTGGAAGAGATCGCGCCCGTGCTGGTGAAGGAAGGTGCCAAGTGA